The genomic stretch ataactttctcggactttctaggacgtgttttatgccacttctttttctgtctcattttgtccaccacacttttaacgtgcgtgaatacacaaaggtgagttttgttgaggttattgacttgtgtggagtgttaatcagacatatttggtcactgcatgactgcaagctaatcgatgctaacatgctatttaggctagctatatgtacatattgcatcattatgcctaatttgtagctatatttgagctaatttagtttcctttaagtcctcttaattaaatgtatatctcatgacacatgtaatatggcttttaattttttgcggctccagacagatttgtttttgtttttttggtccaatatggctctttcaacattttgggttgccgacccctgacttaaacaatCTTCTTTGCAAATGAATTTACAATATTTTAACCAAAAAGGAATCAAAACCTAATAATGGCAACTGGTCTCCGGCCTCTACACACACCTTTTGTATTCTTcaatttataaaaacattttcctgAAATTTCTGGTAACAACATTTCATTACATCCCTCTATTGtagtatttttttgtgatttttgtgTAATCATTCTtgcaaggcactaaatgaatggccatgaaacactacacacacatacagtacatagaagaaagtgtgtagcGAGTTCAAGGAGAAACATCTCATGGATCATGTCTGAactaaagtgtgtttttgttgtttgtgtcctgcagacgtccagcagctgattggtcatccaGAAGAACTTCCCCCTCAGTCAggagggagctccactttgaagcaggagactccacaaccaccctgcattaaaaaggaagaggaggaactctggatcactcaggagggagagtgtcttctagaaccacaggaggctgatctcaccaagttgccactgactgttgtctctgtgaagactgaagatgatgaagagaaaccacaagtagacaacctcttaactCCACTATCACATAGTGAGGCgaaagacgaggttgaagaacctatGAGTAGGAAAACTGACTGTAAAGAACTTCCCCTTCAGCCTAAGGAGggcagctccactttgaagcaggaggctTCCCAGCCCCctcacattaaaaaggaagaggaggaactctgcatcactcaggagggagagtgtcttctagcaccacaggaggctgatctcaccaagttgctactgactgttgtctctgtgaagactgaagatgatgaagagaaaccacaactagacaacctcttagctccactatcagatagtgaggctgaagatgaggttgaagtaactttgagcagcgatacagactgtgaaggtgatatgaggactcacactgacaacaaacactctgaatgcccTAAAAAGAAGAGCAGTAAAAAACATTTGAGGTGCTCAGTTTGTGATAAAAGTTTTACGAGAAAGAGCAATTTGACTCAacatatgagaacacacacaggggaaaaaccatttaattgttcagtctgCGGTAAAAGCTTTTGCCAAAAGGgcaatttgactgaacacatgagaacacacgcaggagaaaaaacatttaattgttcagtttgtggtaaaagcttttctcaaaaaagcAGTCTGACCCAACACAggagaacacacacgggagaaaaaacaTTCAACTGCTCAGTTTGCGGTAAAAGCTTTTGCCAAAAGGgcaatttgactgaacacataagaacacacacaggagaaaaaccacaTAATTGCTCAATTTgcggtaaaagcttttctcaaaaaagcAGCCTGACCCAACACAGTagaacgcacacgggagaaaaaccatttaactgttcaatctgcggtaaaagCTATACTCGAAACAtcagtttgactcaacacatgaaatTACACACAAGAGATAAAGGATTGAATTGCTCAATTTGTGGTAAAATCCTTACCAGTAAGAGACGTGTGATTGAGCACATGAGAGCACACACAGGAGGAAAAATatgtaattgttcagtttgtggtaaaagcttttctaAATACAACTTGACTGAACACATAAGAACGCACACCGGAGAACAACCgttcagttgttcagtttgcaGCAAAAGTTTTTCTCTAAAGAGCAATTTGACTCGACATTTGAGGACCCACACAGGAGAACTAAACATTTAATTGTTTGGTTTGTGGTTTGTGACTTTTTTTCCAGACAAGATTTGGATCGACATGATGAATTTCACTGGCAAAAGAACGTTTGTTTGGTTTGCAGCAAAATATTAAATCATAATGCAGACAtagtaaaacacataagaacacacggGCGGGGGAATACCTGCTCAGCTGTTTTAGCTTGCCCCAAAGCAAAAtgtttgtttaaatatatttgtttttccatGTTATGGAAGTATATCTGtttgtgtgacgtcacgagggttcacttcctgttgtatgtAGACACGTCATGTATGGATGTTCATGTTTACCTTTACTGTTGTGTTTTAATATCTTGCTCTATTTGCTTTTAATT from Entelurus aequoreus isolate RoL-2023_Sb linkage group LG17, RoL_Eaeq_v1.1, whole genome shotgun sequence encodes the following:
- the LOC133632494 gene encoding gastrula zinc finger protein XlCGF57.1-like; the protein is MDDYCYAKMATSAKREHERESAPPTSSKSPTEIKTKDEDVQQLIGHPEELPPQSGGSSTLKQETPQPPCIKKEEEELWITQEGECLLEPQEADLTKLPLTVVSVKTEDDEEKPQVDNLLTPLSHSEAKDEVEEPMSRKTDCKELPLQPKEGSSTLKQEASQPPHIKKEEEELCITQEGECLLAPQEADLTKLLLTVVSVKTEDDEEKPQLDNLLAPLSDSEAEDEVEVTLSSDTDCEGDMRTHTDNKHSECPKKKSSKKHLRCSVCDKSFTRKSNLTQHMRTHTGEKPFNCSVCGKSFCQKGNLTEHMRTHAGEKTFNCSVCGKSFSQKSSLTQHRRTHTGEKTFNCSVCGKSFCQKGNLTEHIRTHTGEKPHNCSICGKSFSQKSSLTQHSRTHTGEKPFNCSICGKSYTRNISLTQHMKLHTRDKGLNCSICGKILTSKRRVIEHMRAHTGGKICNCSVCGKSFSKYNLTEHIRTHTGEQPFSCSVCSKSFSLKSNLTRHLRTHTGELNI